One Gemmatimonadaceae bacterium genomic window, GAGGAGTCGGGTGGCGGTGAGTCGAGGCATGCGCGGGAAGCGGGGTGGTGGGAGAGGCGGGGGCGGGGGGCGGCGGGGGGCGGGGGGGAGGGGGGAAGATCGACCTGCGACAACGGGACGATCGCCCCAACCTACACCGGCTGTCGAGCCCCCCCGGTCGCGGCGGGTGCCGACGCGTCGCCGGCGCCGTGTCGGCCGTGTTCGCCGTATTGCGGCGAGCACGGCCGCACCACCGTGACGCACCGCACCAAACTCGTTAGGGTAGCGCGCTCGAGGCTGGTGCGGACTCGTAGTCGCCCCAGTTTCCTAACGATTGACAGCGCCCCATGCTCGAACTCCGCGCGGAGATCATTCACCTGGAGGACGACATGGCACGACTGACGATTCCCCTCGACGCGTCCGGCATCGAGGGACTGGACCCCAAGCAGCCGGTGAAGGTGCTGCTCGCGTCCGGTGATCGCCCGGTGGCGGCGCAGGCCGTCACGTTCGACAAGAAGGGACAGGCGCAGGCTGCGTTCGACCTGGACAACACGCCGGGCGGGTTGCGCGTGGTGGTGGGCCCGCCAGACGCAAGCGACGACGAGCTGCTGGGGCTGCAAACCATCGGCATCGACGTCCCGCGACGTCGCTTCCGCGACCGCGACGACCTCGTGCTGCCCGCCATTCGCATCACCCCGTTCTACTGGTTCTGGTGGCTGCGATGGTGCCGCACCTTCACCATTCGCGGACGCGTCCTGTGCGCCGACGGAAGCCCGGTCCCGGGCGCCGTCGTCTGCGCCTACGACGTCGATGCGTGGTGGTGGTGGTGGAGCCGGCAACAGGTGGGTTGCGCCACGACGGACGCCAACGGCGCCTTCACGCTCACCTTCCGCTGGTGTTGCGGCTGGTGGCCGTGGTGGTGGTGGCGCCTGCGCCGCTGGTACGTGGAGCCCAAGCTCGCCGACCTCATCGTCGGCGCGTTGCAGCGCGAACCGCGCCTGCCACGCATCCCGCTCCCCGACCCGGCGCCCGACCTCTCGGTCTTCCAGCCATTGCTTGGGAACGCCGCCGCCGCACCCGTCCTGCGCACATCGCGCTCCGCGCGCACCGCGCGCACGGCCGTGCTCGACCCGACCGCGCTCGACTCGCTGCGCTCGCACCTGGTCACGCAACTCCCCGCCATCCCCGCCCTCGATGCGTTGCGGCTGTGGCCGTGGCACCCGTGGCAGCCGTGGTGGGACTGCACGCCCGACATCGTCTTCCGGGCCACGCAGAACTGCGGCGGCGTGGAACAGGTGATCGTGAACGAAGGATGGTTCGACGCCCGCTGGAACATCGACCAGGTGTCGGACGTGACGCTCACCGCCAGCGACAACGCCTGCTGCATCCCGCTCAACGGCTGCCTCGAGGGCGAGTGCCTCGCCATTTCCCACGCGTGCACGGTCGACCTCGACGACATCGGGGGGAATCCGGGAGCCGTGCTCACACCCGTGGGCTACGCGCATCCCAACCTCGTCGACAACCGGGGCGACGCCCCCTTCGCCGAGCGAGTCGACATCCGCGGCACCGCGCAATGCCTGACCGACGTCGACTACTACGAGATCGAGTACTCGACGGATGGCGTGAACTGGCTCCTCGTCCCGGCACCGGCGTTAGGCTCCTTCTCCCGCCAGTACTGGGACTTCGTCGCCAACTCGAGTACCTACGCCGGCTTCAGTGCGCAGGTCCCGATCGACGGCCACCACGTCTACGAGACGGTGGAGCACTACGAGGCCACGCACACCCCCGCCGACTGGGGCGCTACCAAGGTCTGGCTGGGGACCAACATCGACCTGATCGTCCCGTGGCTCACCGCCCCAACGTTCTCCGATGGCACCTATTCGCTGCGTGTCGTTGGCTACGACGAGGCGGCCGGCGTCCTCTCCAACCGGCGCGTGATCAACGTGTGCGACTCGGCCACCGAGGCGCACATCACCATCCGCACCGACAACCAGTCGACGTTCCCCGCGCCAGGACCCGTGGACAACCCCTGCGGGAGCGGGACAACGCACAACTGCACCAACGAGCCCAACACCGACATCCTCGACGCGCGCATCGTGCACTCGGGGGGCGGCCACACCACCATCGGCCCGTGCGGCGATGTGCGGCTGGCGGCCGGTGACGTGCTGGAAGTCGACTTCGTGGCCCACGACGCCCAGGGGCACCTGGCGTTCTACTCGCTCATTGCCACGTACGGCGAGAACCTGGCGCGCGACCTCATCGCGTTAGGCGGGACGCTGACGCCGCTCCCGGGCGGCGCCCCCCCAGTCCCCGCCGCCGCCCAGGTGGGACCGGACTATGTCGCCGCACGCTCCTTCCCGCAGAACGCGGCCGCGCCGACATGGACCGGTGGTGCAATCCGGCTCTCGATCGCGGCAGCCACGGCCTTCCCCGAAAGCTGCTGCTACCAGCTCGAGCTCCGGGCGTACAAGCGCACGATCGTGAGCTGCGATCCCAACTTCTTCCATCGCAACCTGAGCGAGCGCTCGTTCCAGGTGTCGCTGTGACACGCGATGCGCGCCGCGCGAGGCGGCATGCGACGAAGCGCCAGGCTCCACGATGAGCGCACTCCTCCTCTTCGCCGGCATCCTGGCGACCTGGCGGGTGACGCACCTCATCACGGCGGAGGACGGGCCATGGAACCTCGTGGCCCGCCTCCGCCAGGCGGCGGGGAGCGGCTTCCTTGGCGATCTCATGGACTGCTTCTATTGCAGCTCCATGTGGGTCGCCCTCCCCATGGCGTACTGGGTAGGGTCGAGCTGGGCGGCGCGCGGCGTCGCCTGGCTCGCCCTCTCCGGCGGCGCCATCCTCGTCGAGCGCCTGTTCCCCGAACGGCGCGCAATGCACGACGCCGACACGCTTCCAGATCCCCTGCCCGACGCGGAACGGGACGGTCCCGGCCGGGCGGGCACCTCACCCTAAAAGGAGATTGCCCATGTGCTGTGGCAGGAACCGGGCGGCGGCGCGCGCTGCCGCCAACGTCAACGTCAACGCGAACGTCAGCGCGAACGCCAACGCCGGCTCCCCTCCCGCTCCCCGCGCCAGCGCTGGTGCGCCGCGCGCCGATGCCACTACGCCGATCGTCTTCGAGTTCGTGGGCGAAGGAGCGCACGCTGTCCGCGGACCGGTGTCGGGTGCGAGCTATCGCTTCTCGAGGCGCGGCGATCGCATCCGCGTCGACCCCCGCGACCGCCCAGGGCTCCTCGCGCACGCATCGCTGCGCTGGATACGGTAGCACCGGCCATCGCGGCAATGGTCGCCGGTGCGCCAGCGCTCTTCGCGCAGCGTATGCGAAGTCCACGCGAAGCTGAACGAGGCCGGTGCGGATCGGAATGCGCCTCATAACTTTCACCGCATGGCACTCGCACCCGATTCCGCACCGCGCCCCGCCTCCGCGTCCCTCGCCGGCGCCACCACCTCCCGCCCCGCCGCCGCTCGTTGCCCGGTCCCACCGGTCGCGCTCGACTTTCCGCCCCACGTCATGCGACAGCTCGGCGGGGAAGTCGTCGAGCGCGCGGCGCGCCACATCGAGTCCATCGAGTCGGCGCCGGCACGCGGTGACTACACCGGGATAGAGGACTTCTGCCGCGCGTTGCAGGAGCCCGTCCCCGAGTCGCCAGCTGCACTCACCCCGCTCCTCGACCTCATCTTCGACGAGCTGGTCCCGCGCACTTTCAACACCATCTCGCCCGGCTACCTCGCGTATATCCCCGGCGGCGGGATCTATCCCGCGGCGCTGGCCGACTACATCGCCAGTGCGGTCAATCGCTATACCGGCGTGTGGCTGGCGGCCCCCGGGCTGGTACAACTCGAGGCCAACGCCCTGCGCTGGCTCTGCGACGCGATGCACTATCCGGCAGCGAGCGCCGGCGTGTTCACCCCGGGCGGATCGATGGCGACGTTCAACGCGATCCTCTGCGCGCGCGAGCGCCTGCTGGGCGAAGCGCTGCGCGACGGGGTCCTCTACACCTCCGATCAATCGCACCACAGCGTCGCCAAGTCGGCGCGCCTGGCGGGAATCCTCCCCGACCGCGTGCGACACCTCCCGGTGGACGGCGAACTGCGATTCCGCACCGATGCGCTCCTTGACGCGATCGCGGCCGACCGGCGCGCCGGCCTTCGTCCCTTCATGATCGTCTCCTCGGCGGGGACGACGAACACCGGCGCCGTGGATCCGCTCGACACCATTGCCGACATCGCCGCGCGGGAAGGGCTGTGGCATCATGTCGACGGGGCGTACGGCGCCTGCTTTCACCTCGCACCGTCGTTGCAGCCGCTGTTGCGCGGCCTCCCGCGCGCCGACTCCATCACGCTCGATCCGCACAAGGGGCTCTTCCTCCCCTACGGCACCGGCGCCCTCCTCGTGCGCGACGGCGAGGCGCTCCGTCAGGTGCACTCCGCCTCGGCCGGCTACCTCCCCGAGAACCAGCTCGCCTTCTACGATCCGGCGCAGTACGGCCCCGAGCTATCGCGCGGCTACCCGGGGCTGCGCGTCTGGCTCACCCTCAAGCTCGTCGGTGCCGCCACGTACCGCGCGGCGCTGGAGGAAAAGCGCGCCCTCGCCCTGTGGGGCGCCGACGCCATTGCCGGCATTCCCGGTGTTGTGATGGACGCGTGGCCGCAGCTCTCGGCCTTTGCCTTCCACCTCGAGGGCGCAGCGCTCCCCACGCGCGACGCCGAGAACGCGGCCACGACGGCGCTCATGGAGCGCGTGACCGCGCGCGGGCGCGTGATGATCACCGGGTGCACGATCGACGGTCGCGTCCTGGCCCGCGTGTGCGTGCTCGGCTTCCGCACGCACGCCGACCGCCTGGAGGCGTGCGTGGAGGATGTGCGTGCCGTGGCCGCCGAGCTGCTGGCCGGCCACGGCTCGAACGGTGCCTAACGGTACCGTTCCATCAGGGCATCGAGCGCCGCCCTTCCCGGGCATAGCTGTTCGTACGGGACCTCGATTAGCGGCTCGGGAACGGTGCGCAGCATGTCGTGCATCTCGCGCCCCTGCTCCTCGTCGACGTAGAGGAGCCCGGTGGCGATCTCGCCGCGCTGCTGGCACTGGCGCACGTGGGTGTACGCCGACTCGCGATTGGTCGGGTCGTAGTCCGGGGCCGTGGCGCGGAGCCGCACGCTCCCCCCATCGTGCAGCTGCACCACGCGGATCTCCTCCTCGGTGTCGGAGACCGTGATCTCGCGCGTGAGCGGAACGAAGTCGCCGGGGAGGTAGTCGGCGATCACCGTCTCGACCGACTGGTCGCGCGTGTGTGCGTAGCTCTTGGTGGATCCCTCGTGGTCGTTGAACGAGACGCACGGCGAGATCACGTCGACGATGGCAAAGCCGTGGTGGGCGATCGCCGCCTTGAGGATGGGGACGAGCTGCTTCTTGTCGCCCGAGAACGAGCGCGCCGCGAAGGTCGCGCCCAGGGTGAGGGCGAGCAGGATGGGGTCGATGGGCGACTGCTCGTTAGGTTCCCCCTTCTTGCTCAGCGAGCCAATGTCGGCCGACGCCGAGAACTGCCCCTTGGTGAGGCCGTACACGCCGTTGTTC contains:
- a CDS encoding aminotransferase class V-fold PLP-dependent enzyme, whose protein sequence is MALAPDSAPRPASASLAGATTSRPAAARCPVPPVALDFPPHVMRQLGGEVVERAARHIESIESAPARGDYTGIEDFCRALQEPVPESPAALTPLLDLIFDELVPRTFNTISPGYLAYIPGGGIYPAALADYIASAVNRYTGVWLAAPGLVQLEANALRWLCDAMHYPAASAGVFTPGGSMATFNAILCARERLLGEALRDGVLYTSDQSHHSVAKSARLAGILPDRVRHLPVDGELRFRTDALLDAIAADRRAGLRPFMIVSSAGTTNTGAVDPLDTIADIAAREGLWHHVDGAYGACFHLAPSLQPLLRGLPRADSITLDPHKGLFLPYGTGALLVRDGEALRQVHSASAGYLPENQLAFYDPAQYGPELSRGYPGLRVWLTLKLVGAATYRAALEEKRALALWGADAIAGIPGVVMDAWPQLSAFAFHLEGAALPTRDAENAATTALMERVTARGRVMITGCTIDGRVLARVCVLGFRTHADRLEACVEDVRAVAAELLAGHGSNGA
- a CDS encoding carboxypeptidase regulatory-like domain-containing protein, whose protein sequence is MLELRAEIIHLEDDMARLTIPLDASGIEGLDPKQPVKVLLASGDRPVAAQAVTFDKKGQAQAAFDLDNTPGGLRVVVGPPDASDDELLGLQTIGIDVPRRRFRDRDDLVLPAIRITPFYWFWWLRWCRTFTIRGRVLCADGSPVPGAVVCAYDVDAWWWWWSRQQVGCATTDANGAFTLTFRWCCGWWPWWWWRLRRWYVEPKLADLIVGALQREPRLPRIPLPDPAPDLSVFQPLLGNAAAAPVLRTSRSARTARTAVLDPTALDSLRSHLVTQLPAIPALDALRLWPWHPWQPWWDCTPDIVFRATQNCGGVEQVIVNEGWFDARWNIDQVSDVTLTASDNACCIPLNGCLEGECLAISHACTVDLDDIGGNPGAVLTPVGYAHPNLVDNRGDAPFAERVDIRGTAQCLTDVDYYEIEYSTDGVNWLLVPAPALGSFSRQYWDFVANSSTYAGFSAQVPIDGHHVYETVEHYEATHTPADWGATKVWLGTNIDLIVPWLTAPTFSDGTYSLRVVGYDEAAGVLSNRRVINVCDSATEAHITIRTDNQSTFPAPGPVDNPCGSGTTHNCTNEPNTDILDARIVHSGGGHTTIGPCGDVRLAAGDVLEVDFVAHDAQGHLAFYSLIATYGENLARDLIALGGTLTPLPGGAPPVPAAAQVGPDYVAARSFPQNAAAPTWTGGAIRLSIAAATAFPESCCYQLELRAYKRTIVSCDPNFFHRNLSERSFQVSL
- a CDS encoding 2-oxoacid:ferredoxin oxidoreductase subunit beta yields the protein MTSIAKPPVRHKSSRTNGLGLTIRDYEGAMSTLCAGCGHDSVTAALIQAAWEMDLEPHRVGKMSGIGCSSKTTAYFMKQSHGFNSVHGRMPSVTSGAAAANRALTYIGISGDGDSLSIGLGQLSHAIRRNVNMLYVLENNGVYGLTKGQFSASADIGSLSKKGEPNEQSPIDPILLALTLGATFAARSFSGDKKQLVPILKAAIAHHGFAIVDVISPCVSFNDHEGSTKSYAHTRDQSVETVIADYLPGDFVPLTREITVSDTEEEIRVVQLHDGGSVRLRATAPDYDPTNRESAYTHVRQCQQRGEIATGLLYVDEEQGREMHDMLRTVPEPLIEVPYEQLCPGRAALDALMERYR